CGTCCAACACCCACCAACGCCTGACCCCTTGACAGGTAACGGCTGTCTCAGGGCTGCGTTCATTGTAGGCCGCCCTGTCCTAGCGCTTCACGTCCGTGGGCGGCCAACATTTCGGGGTTTCCCTACCTCGTTTCCTGGAGGAAGCTCCAAATGCTGACAATTCAATACACTTGGTCGTCCCCATTCTCGGAGGCGACCCAGTTTTCGCTGCCCCCGCTCACCTGCGAACTGCCCCACCGTCGCCGCCTGCGCCACTGCATCATCGGCCTGCCCGAAGACGCGCAACTGGCGATTGACCGTTTGCACCTGCTCCGCTACGCCGAACGCTTCGAGTGGACGCACGCCCTCGACCTCCTGCCCAACGGCATCGTCCTCGACGGTCGCCCCGGCGAAGTGCTGCGCTACCTCCACCGCGAAATCCGCAGCAACCCCAGCGCAAACGAGTAAGAACAGGAGTGCGATCGCCCCGTGCAAGGAAAAACTACAGGTGCAGGCCGCCGCTGCGGAGAACCCCGCTACCCCAGTGAGTGCGATCGCCCCGTGCAAGGAAAAACTACAGGCTTTGCAGACGCTTTGAAGGACAGCTTGCGCTAGACCATACAAACCTTTTGCATAGCGCGGTGAACTGTTCGGGCGCAGTCTCCAGCCAATGGTAAGTAGGTGGACATTAATAAATATAAAACTCAAAGACCCTGTGCCGCCTGCGCAGCGGGCGGCACAGGGTTCAGGATCTGTTCTTTCTATCTACTTAAACATCACTGGTGGTGTTACTTTTGCTCTGGGTGGGCTTTTTCGGGTGGGGTTGCGCCGAGGCGGTTGATAGTGCGGATCATCTGGTACAACCGCCCTAAGTCGCGCTGGTTAAATTCAAACACCAGTCGGGGCAAGTGGGAAATTTCTACTGCGTCGGCTTCTTGGGGCAGTGCAGACATTTGGGCAATTTTGCCACGCACCAGGATATCGCTGAAGTTTGCGTTGAGATAGTCCAGTTCTTCTTCTGAAAGCGCCTGATTCAGCCGCAGCACTAGGTTGGGGCCGACGTAGCGGCTGGAGTGATAGACCCGATAAAAGCTGGCGATCGCCTCACAGGCGGCATCCACCCGGTCGGTAATCGTATACAGATGCAGGTCGTCGGCGCTGATCAGCCCTGCCTCCAGCAGTTGATCTTTGATGTAGCTTTCCCAGCTTTGCCAATAATCATCTCCCGGCGTTTCCAACAGCACCAGCGGCAGCAAGCCCGACTTGCCCGTTTGCATCAGCGTCAGGCACTCAAACGCCTCATCCTGCGTGCCAAATCCGCCAGGAAACAGCGCCAGCGCATCGCTTTCCCGCAGGAAAAACAGCTTGCGGGTGAAGAAGTATTTGAAATTCACCAGCTTGTCGCCGCCTTCTAAAATTGGGTTCGACCCCTGCTCAAATGGAAGCTGGATATTTAGCCCAAAGGACTTGTCTGTGCCTGCGCCCTCGTTGCCGGCCTGCATAATGCCCGGCCCGCCGCCCGTGATTACCATAAAGCCGTGGAGCGTCACGCAGCGAGCAAAGTCCATCGCCATTTGATAGGTCGGGCTGCTGGGCTTAATGCGGGCAGAGCCAAAGATAGAAATTTTGCGGACGTGGCGATAGGGGTGAAACAGTTCAAACGCTCGCCCCATGTCTTGCAGCGCCGCGCTGAGGATCTTCCAATCGAGGCGATCGGCATCGGTGCGGGACAGTTGCACAATGGTCGAGAGCGCCTGCTGGATCAAATCTCCATGCTCCAGAGAAGGTAGGTCGTGGAGCAGTTGTTCAATTTGGTGCGACAGCGACTCCGAGGCAGCGGACTTGGACAATGAAGACATGCAACTTTCCAAACAGCGCGAATCCTTATTTTACGAGATCTTTGTGACTCGCGGGTGTTTCGGCTATGGCAGGAAGAGGGAAGAACGAAGAGCGAAAAACGAAGAGCGAAGAGGGAAGAGCGAAGAACGAAAAGATAAAAAGGGATGGTTATCTTCTTTATGGCTCTTGTAGCTGCCGTCGCAGTAGATCTAGGGCGCTGCATACGCTTAGCCAACGAATCCATTCGCGGCCGCGGCTCGCGCCGAAGAGGAAGCGGTGGCTGGTGACTTGGTTTTTGGGCCCGGCGAGGCCGATGTAGACCAGGCCGACGGGCTTGTCGGTGCTGCCTCCGTCTGGCCCGGCGATGCCTGTGATGCTGAGGCCCCAGGTGGTGCCCAGACGCGATCGCACGCCCTGGGCCATTTGTTCAGCCACCGTCGCGCTGACGGCTCCAGAGTTCGCCAGATCGTCGGGATTGACCCCCAGTAGGGATTCTTTGACCGAGTTGTCGTAGGAAACAACGCCGCCCCAAAAGTAGCGGGAACTGCCGGGAACCGTGGTCAAAAAGCTGCCCAGCCCGCCGCCTGTGCAGGATTCTGCGATCGAG
The Thermoleptolyngbya sichuanensis A183 DNA segment above includes these coding regions:
- a CDS encoding LOG family protein translates to MSSLSKSAASESLSHQIEQLLHDLPSLEHGDLIQQALSTIVQLSRTDADRLDWKILSAALQDMGRAFELFHPYRHVRKISIFGSARIKPSSPTYQMAMDFARCVTLHGFMVITGGGPGIMQAGNEGAGTDKSFGLNIQLPFEQGSNPILEGGDKLVNFKYFFTRKLFFLRESDALALFPGGFGTQDEAFECLTLMQTGKSGLLPLVLLETPGDDYWQSWESYIKDQLLEAGLISADDLHLYTITDRVDAACEAIASFYRVYHSSRYVGPNLVLRLNQALSEEELDYLNANFSDILVRGKIAQMSALPQEADAVEISHLPRLVFEFNQRDLGRLYQMIRTINRLGATPPEKAHPEQK